The DNA segment AGAGCCTATTGCATAGTAAGTTCTCCAGAAGCACTTCCAATGTGAACTGCAGAGCACGCACTGCACATCCGGAAAGCCCGTCCCTCTACTTTCTCCAGTTCTGTCACCATCTGAAACAGCACCTACACACAGCCACTACCTTCACTGGGGAACCGTAGCAACAGAACATGCTGCAACTCGCCATTCCATCCGACTGCACTCTGCACACATCTGCAAGCTATTGCTCCTTGTGCTATGGCAAATGTAGCTCTTCTGCAGAACCCTACTGGTTCTGTCCTGCTGCTTCCTCCTGACTGGGCCAGGCAAGCTCCCTTCTGCAGGTGAAATTCTGCCACCCTGCTGTGCTCGCTGCACCTGGATCTGAACCATCAGCAGAAGGAACACAGCAAAGGTCAGTTGGAATGGGAGGCAATGGAGATAGGTGGCATAGTGTAGGACAGTCACACAACAGAGATCATGGGAGAAAGGCAAGTGAAGAAAGCTGAAGCAAAGGCAATTTTGCACAAGGCAGGAGAATGTGAACTTGAGACACTACGAAAATTGTAAATGTGGGACAgtcaccaagtgcccaaatttcaaTCAAATGACCGTGGGGGAGTTGCAATGACTAAAACCTTGAGGACCAGTCTTAATTATCATttattcagtgccatcgtaattttgaatggtcgctgAATATATCAAGCAAAGGCATATAACAAATGCTCAACAAAAAATATTGAACTGTTGTTCACGTTTAGTTACTGCAAGTATAATGTTTAGTACtaggatttatttttatatttactctGTCGATGTCTGGGTGGGCAAGTGCTACGTAGTCATTGCATGCAGTGACATTGCCCAATGCAGAAAGACGTTCTTCCACCCTCTGGATTCGCACTGAGGCAGGAAGGCAGTTTCGGATATGCTGAAGTTCCTGGTCAGTTGTATTGTTTGGGACTAGTAAACCATGCCGGTTACCtaaaatatagaagaagaaaaaaccttccTTCAATTCCTGTCTCCATCATTCTATGTCATAAAATAATACCTCAGGACATGATGAATCTAATCAATGTTCTTTAACAGCATCTGACCTTTAACAgtttaaagcagggctctccaaccttggcaattttaagacttgtggacttcaactctgggagtcttaaagttgccaaggttggagagccctgctttaaagTACTGCCAGAGTTGGTCTTCTAACAAAATACATCCACAGCACAAATGCAAGcatatatttgaaaaaaagaacaatattctGCTTACCTATCACCTCTCTCAATTCCACTATCACTATCAGGCATAAAACTGAATTTAATAAAAGTATTATAGCTCAACAACAGATAGTTAAGTGGGAGTGGGCAaccataataaatttaaataaagataattaatcagttttatattataaaacataTTATTTCCATTAGCACCTCTTACAATAGATTAATATAAGATTTTGAAAATAAACAAGGCATTGATGAGAACATCTACCCTATCCTCTCTATTTAGTCTCTGTAGGCATTTAGATAATAAGTTTCTCCATCTTCCCAGAAACTGTCGTAATTGATGAAATGAGAGCCCATAGATATATGAATAGACACCCCCCCCTTAACATAAAAAGATTTTTGAATACAATCCCATAGTATTAATGTTAATATTTCAATTCCAGAGCCTGGTATCATTTCTAATGGTAAGCAAAAACATTTAACCTTTAAACTTTTTCTAATGATCTCATTCAAGCTATCAGGATAAACATGAGCTGAACTCAACAGTACATTTAGACTTTATAAATGAAGAGTGGAATAGCAGCTTGTGTTccttttctgaaatattaaatGACTACATAGTCAAACTGCTTGTCACAATATACTAAGGCTGGGGTCTGCATTTTAAGGGAAACTCAAAATAATTTATATGAAAAAAGCAGCTCACCCACACACATTCTGCCAATGATTCGACATCCAGCAATAGAAGCATGAATTACAGGAATAGTGTCAGAAAGCTCTCCTTCGAATACACTAAAatacaatagaataagttttaaaCATGCAAGGAATATCATGAAGCTCCATTCAAACATGCTTGCAAGGCTACATTTTcaaaaaagtaataaaggaaCAATATGCAAAGAAGTAATCTTACTAACATCTTGTGATCTAACctattcagtacaggtagtcctcaacttacaacagttcagttagtgacagttcaaattgACAACGGtattggaaaaagtgatttatgacaacttttcactcttatgaccattgtagcatccccatggtcatgtgatttaaatTCAAATGGttgacaactgactcaaattcagtagcgatggcggcaggtggttcgaaccagtagcaaaaatccctgccccatccctcatgcccagctgagctgtgcgatcatcagaagttttttttttttacttttaaaagcattttttctttggcggaaaaaatgcttttaaaagtaaaaaaaaaaagcctctgatgattgcgtgactcagctgggattgtcagagccttttaaaagcatttttttacaacctcttcagccgaagaggttgtagaaaaaatgcttttaaaagtaaaaaaaaaagttggccatgcccacccagtcacattaccccccccaccaagccacatccacagaaccggtagtaacaaattttacatttcacccctgggttggagtCCTgagaccttttgtgaccttctgacaagcaaagtcaatgaggaaaccagattcgcttaacaaccgcagtgattcacttaacaaaggtggcaagaaaagttgtataatagggcaaaacccacttaacaaatttgtcATTTAATAGCAtacattttggattcaattgtggccgtaagttgaggactacctgtatagcccaAGTAAAAGAGCTGATCCCCAATATAGCCGTCAGTACTAGAGTCCCACATCGAAATCTCCTCTCGCCCAAGGGTGTCACTGGGTCATTTTTGTCTGCTCGGTTTTGCCAAAccaggggcctgcaaacttggctcttttaagacttgtggacttcaactcccagagttcctcagccagcaaagctggctgaggcactctgggagttgaagtccacaagtcttaaaagagccaagtttgcagacccctggcccaaCCCAACCTGtctcaaaagccgctgaaagtaATGATCACAGAAGGCCAAAAAAAAGGCCCAATCGTGCTCTTTCGGTATAAAGGGAGAGCCCTGCAGCCTTTCCCACTTATTCGTCTTTAAATGTATCGCCTGTCGGATAATCAAAGCAAATCCCGGCTAAGGtccggaggggaggaagagaaaagaggtcGAGCTTCTCTATAATGACCTGTAGAAGCCCTCGGAGCCTCCAATGGCCACCAGACAGTAGGCGTTGGTGAGCTTCGCGAAGCAGCCGATCTCGTTGTTGTTCTCGAAGCTCGCCCGGACCGCCATAACCGTCAAAGGACCGGCAAAAAACAGGAGAAAAAGGCAGAAAGCGAATCGACGCTCCGATGCACGAGGACAGGCCTCGACCACCGCAGCCCGGAAACGGACAGTGACGTTATTCCTCTTGTGATGTCATCTCCCTTGGGTTGATGCTGATTGGACGATTGCAACCCGACCTTGGCTCTTGGGTTTTTTTGCTCTCTCTTTTCCCGGAACCTCCCGCCCACCAAACTGCGAAAAGATGCGGGCGAGAGGGGGCGGAGGGCTTTTATGAGGGAGGCGGCGGAACTGGAGTGCGAAACTCCGGCCGCCGCTGGATGAGAGCAAAGAGGCGGAGCCTTTTTACTTCACCTTTAGAGGGAGAGACGGCCCGCCTTTTGGCTCCTCTCAGAGActtctatatatacatatacccatatatgtatatatacgtatatatacatatacacatatacagcaggggtctccaatcttggcaactttaagacttgtggacttcaactcccacaattccttagcctagctttgctggcttaggaactgtaggagttgaagtccacaagtcttaaaagttgccaagattgaagaacccctgatatatatatatatatatatatagagagagagagataaaataaatagaatgtaaatatatgtaaatatatttacatatattatttGTTCAACTttttaaccacccatctccctcatttttagtaaacacacacatatatatgaaacaacagacagacaaagatatgtgtgcatttatttatttattttatttatttattttgtcacaacgatatatgtaggtatcatacaaaaagattatatagtatataaatacatatgagtaaatataaggaggtataagcatatatatatataggaagaagaaaagaaaaactataggacaggaatggtaggcacatttgtgcgcttatgcacgccccttatggtcctcttaggaatggggtgaggtcaatagtagaaagtttttggttaaagcttttaggattatgagaagagaccacagagtcaggtaaagtattccaagcactgatgattctgttacagaagtcatattttctgcaatctagattaaagcggttgacattaagtttaaatctattagttgctctagtattattgcaattaaagctgaagtagtctttgacaggaaggacattacaatagatgattctgtgagttaaacttaggtcttgtcgaaggcgacggagttccaagttttctaagcctaggatttcaagtctggtgggataaggtattttattgttttcagaggagtggagaactcttcttgtaaaatatttctggacacgttcaattgtattgatgtcagagatgtggtgggggtttcaaacaggcgagctgtattctagaattggtctagcaaatgttttatatgctctggttagtagtgtggtgtttttggaaaagaagctacgcaagattaggtttacaactcttagagctttttttgctatgtagttgcagtgggctttggcacttagatcatttggcatgaaaactccaaggtctttaatgggaggggggtcgtctgtaaggtaatgtccatctagtatgtacttagtgtttgggttcttttttcctatatgtaagactgagcatttgctggttgaaatttggagctgccaatttttagaccaagcggttagatgatcaaggtcgttttgaatgatagaagtattgtctgtggtgttaaatagtttgacatcgtcagcaaagagaacacaattacttgagatatggtcacaaagatcattaatgtatagtataaagagtgttggtccaaggacgctgccttgaggaacgccactcttgacaggaacaggatttgataaagcattgccaattttgaccacttgttgtctgttagacagaaaagcagatatccatttgtgaaggggtcctgagatgccataggatattagttttaggagaagtttatcgtgtactactgagtcaaaagctttgcagaagtctatgtagattgcatctattgatttgccttgatcaagatttgtagtccatatgtttttacagtggagaagttgtaagttacatgataattttttcctgaaaccaaatagtttattggagagtaggttgttagtttctaagtgtgaggtaatggattggttgatgatagattccatgactttgcaggtgacgcagcaaagagagatcggtataaaataaatgtatatgccCAGACCACTATatactgatttatatttatgtattagtcaatgtgtgtgtgtgtgtgtaatattaggtatgttcatcaaCTTGTTCTTTATAAATTAaaggcaaatataaataaatgccaaCTCAAGGTGgtatttcctattttccccacatccCTGTGaaatgggctgggctgagagagaaagagagactggcTTGAAGTCACAGCTCTCCTAAACTGCCGCCCCCATTAATCTCTGCTGGATCCTTACATGCACAGTGGCCATCACTGCTGCTGTCCTTCTGGAATAGCCTCTTGGTGAGAAAACTGACAGGGGTTTTCTAATGGGAGAAGCAGATGGTCTTTTAGAGAATTCTGCTAGGAGAACTGCTGATACCAGCAGTAGCAGTAAGGTGGGGAAGGGAACAGGATATAATAGagaggaaaatgtttttgtattCTGGTTGGTAGTGCCTCACCACCTGGGAACTATATGCTAGATGAGTGAAGGTGAACCTTTTTGTCAcccagtgcccaaaccagaacatgtGTGCATGtacgtgcatgtgtgcacatatgCACCGGAGTGTTGgaaatctgaagaccagctggccggcgcacacatgcctgtttttttgggtttttttggctgttttcagacctgctttggggccattttccgaaaaacagccaaaaaacacctggaaaacagccaaaaaacaggcatgtgtgcaccaaccagctggtctttggatttctaATGCTCTGGCgcatggcctgttttttggccgcttttcgggccattttcaggctgttttctggcactCTGGCACCTGTGAAGAccatgcatgctggaaaccagaagagcagctggacgGCGCAGgtggccacagagagggctctgcatgccacctctggcatgtgtgccacaggttcgccatcacggtgctaGGTCAAAGAGTGAATCCTGTGTTTCTGATGAAAACTTAAGGTACTGCTTCAGAAGTGAAACTTCATCATTACAGAATATACTAATATGAACTTGGAACTAATTATATTAAAGAAATCGTTCataaaaaatcattattttctgTCTCCATCATGACTCTTCATACCAATCATTGAGAAAGTGGCTGAATGGGCCCTTGCTCTATCAGAGCACTGCCTAATGCAAGAGCTGCCTGCTGCAAGCCTTGTATAAGCATGTTTGATTTGTGTTAGTCTCCCTCCTTTGTCCCTCCACCCAAGTACTCCAGACATCTTGGATTACAGATCCCAGAGACCTGATAGGGATGACTTGTGGACATTGTagtgttttcaaacttggcaactttaagatgtgtggactacaactcccagaattgctggctggggaattctggaagttgaaatccacacatcttaaaaattgacaagtttgaaaaatactattGTAGTTCAATGTAAAGGAGGGCATATAAAGCTCTCTATGAGACATAGGGCCTTTTTTTGACCTGCATTCAACAGAAAGGGAATTTACTGAGCTGTACCTAATGTGACAGAATAATGAAATATCCGTTGAATGAATGACACCTATTTGCTGGATTTGAATTGCTGAGTTTGCATAAGATCTTCTTATGCATCTATTATGCACCTATTAAAATCTTCTTGACTAGTTGTGGCTCAAATGTGTTGTGCTAACTAAGCCATTGCCTGGCCAAACTAAGGAGATAGGTCTGGGCTACAAACAGAAACTGTACTCTCTGTAGTTGGGaaaaatgtgtttgtttgtttgtttttggttttttggcttGTGAAATCCACTGTATTACTTTCACTGTAAACCCTCTTATAGTACAACTGaagttgtgtttgcataatgcatTAAAGTACACACTAGCCAACTACTATTTAGCTCACTAGCTTAAAGCAATGGTTAAATGACTAAATCTCCCTTTTTATGATTTTGTGATCCCTTAATTGGGACTAACTATAGATAAATTTATTGTGTGGAAGTACGTTTACACTGTATGCAAATAAAAAATCACCTCATTCCTGATAAAAGTTACAATGGAAAAGGACAGAATGGACCGGGACCATTAAGATATAGAAAAGCTGATTTCAAGAGTGGATTAATTTTATGCTAATAAGACTATAGTCTTAGGCTTTACAACTTTTAACTAACTTGTTTTGAGTCAAGAACTGCACGTGGACTGATGTGTATCAGGTCATACTCTAAAAATTATTGGGTGGACTAATTTGCTTTGAGTTCATGCTCTTTAATTAAAATTGTTATAATGAATATAATTATTTCCTAGTCACAAATTTAATAGGACTGTGCAATGCTTTAAAGTCTGCATCAAAAGTATGCATCTGCCTATAACTACAtaccttaaaattgctaaggttgagaaacactaatctaGAGTTTCACAGCCCAGGTATAACATCCCTACTTATCACAATGTGAACCCTGCTTGTAAATTTATGTTTTGGGAGGCAGGTTTGCTTTTACAAATGAATTTTGAatgacattaccttgtagatgaccctcactccatcaaagaccttggagttttcatatcaaacgatctaagtaccaaagcccactgcagctacatcgccaaaaaggctttaagagttgtaaatctaatcttgcatagcttcttctccagaaagattacactactaaccagagcatacaaaacatttgctagaccaattctcgattacagctcacctgtctggaacccacacctcatttcggacattaatacaattgagcatgtcagaaatattttacaagaagagttttccactcctctgatcacaacaaaataccttatgccaccagacttgaaatctagggtttagaaaatttagaactctgccgccttcggcatgatctgagtataactcataaaatcatctgctaaaatgtccttcctgtcagcttcaaccacaacaatacacgagcatacaatagatgtAAACTTAAAgggaactgctccaatcttgattgtagaaaatatgacttcagtaacagagttgttaatgcctggaatgcactacctgattctgtggtctcttcccaaaatccccaaagctttaaccaaagactatctactgttgacctcacccctttctaagagatctgtaaggggcgtgcataagagcaccagcgtgtctattgttcctgtcctaatgttccctttggttgtatccaattcgtatggttatttcatgcttatacttatatatattgttgtgtttgacaaataaataaataaatttggaaagaAATAGCACAAGTTGGAAGTTGCCACAGAGTAGagctagttctcaacttacaaccattaatttattgattgttcgaagttacaatggtattgaaaaaagtgactgtttttcacatgatcaaaattcagacacttagcaactggatcatattaatgatggttgcagtttcccaggatcatgtgatcaccttttgtgaccttctgacaaacaaagtcaatggggaaccatgttactaacttaatttcattgattcccttaacaactgtggcaagaaatcttCCCATCTTTGGTAACTCTACCACTCCCAATCTACCTGGTATTGTTCAATGCTCAAAATATGAAGATCATAGTTGTTAAAATTGCATAGCACTTATGAGAGTTTCCCACATTGATATAAAGATCAAACTTTCCATGTTgcaatttgtgttgtaaattttgCCCTAAGTATCAATCTACAATCAATCATTTGATGTCCTTTCAGCTTTATCCCAATCATGCCATGGTTTAACATTTCATGCTGTTGATCATCATGGTCATTACAGTCGCTATCATCActatagaccagtggttcccaaccttttcttgtttgaggcacaaccttttcttgtttgaggcacccttggaaagcctttcaaaagttcccggcacccttataaggaaatagatatttaaaatctccgtagctcaaaagttcccggcaccctcaaaagatctcacggcaccccttagtgccgcggcacactggttgggaaccactgctatagACTTTGTTTGCTTGCAGTTTCTTTAGCAGTTTTTAGTTTTATGGGTAGGAGTGCTAACCTTATACCCAACCCTCCTCACTTTATGTGGACTTGGGACTGGCTCGGTTACCTCAAAACTGAGTTG comes from the Ahaetulla prasina isolate Xishuangbanna chromosome 3, ASM2864084v1, whole genome shotgun sequence genome and includes:
- the EIF6 gene encoding eukaryotic translation initiation factor 6; the encoded protein is MAVRASFENNNEIGCFAKLTNAYCLVAIGGSEGFYSVFEGELSDTIPVIHASIAGCRIIGRMCVGNRHGLLVPNNTTDQELQHIRNCLPASVRIQRVEERLSALGNVTACNDYVALAHPDIDRETEEILADVLKVEVFRQTIADQVLVGSYCTFSNQGGLVHPKTSIEDQDELSSLLQVPLVAGTVNRGSEVIAAGMVVNDWCAFCGLDTTSTELSVIESIFKLNEAQPSTIATTMRDSLIDSLT